One genomic region from Methanonatronarchaeum thermophilum encodes:
- the map gene encoding type II methionyl aminopeptidase, whose amino-acid sequence MANDNHKKTREAGKILREVKKEIKPTIKINSPVIEIAETIENKIKDKGGKPAFPCNISINNLAAHYTPTYQDQTKIQKGDLVKIDIGVHINGYIADSAFTLDFGDNEKIVKATEQALQKAIEIADNGAGTPINEISSAIEYEIKKQDLQPVVNLTGHGLNQWNTHVNPSIPNVKTNNNHKLKEGQVIAIEPFATNGSGRVRERGSSEIYSLKNKKTKTRNRRARKLLKTIKKQYKTLPFAKRWLQNQNHKKLDYTLKKLTQKGALRSYAPLYDKENSKVSQAEHTLIIHKNKAEKIT is encoded by the coding sequence ATGGCAAACGACAACCACAAAAAAACTAGAGAAGCCGGAAAAATACTCAGAGAAGTTAAAAAAGAAATCAAACCAACAATCAAAATCAACAGTCCAGTAATAGAAATAGCTGAAACCATAGAAAACAAAATAAAAGATAAAGGCGGTAAACCCGCATTCCCATGCAACATATCTATTAACAACCTAGCAGCGCACTACACACCTACTTACCAGGACCAAACAAAAATACAAAAAGGGGATCTTGTAAAAATAGATATTGGCGTACATATAAACGGGTACATAGCTGACTCAGCATTCACACTAGACTTTGGAGACAACGAAAAAATAGTTAAAGCAACCGAACAAGCATTACAAAAAGCTATCGAAATCGCAGATAACGGAGCAGGAACACCAATAAACGAGATAAGTAGTGCAATAGAATACGAAATAAAAAAGCAAGACCTCCAGCCCGTAGTAAACCTAACAGGCCATGGTCTAAATCAATGGAACACACATGTCAACCCATCAATACCAAACGTAAAAACCAACAACAATCATAAACTCAAAGAAGGCCAGGTAATCGCAATCGAACCATTCGCAACAAACGGATCTGGAAGAGTAAGAGAACGAGGAAGCTCTGAAATATACAGCCTAAAAAACAAAAAAACAAAAACAAGAAACAGAAGAGCTCGAAAACTACTCAAAACAATAAAAAAACAATATAAAACACTACCGTTCGCCAAAAGATGGCTTCAAAACCAGAACCACAAAAAACTAGATTACACTCTAAAAAAACTAACACAAAAAGGAGCTCTAAGAAGCTACGCACCCCTATACGACAAAGAAAACAGCAAAGTATCTCAAGCTGAACATACACTGATTATTCACAAAAACAAAGCTGAAAAAATCACATAA
- a CDS encoding 30S ribosomal protein S28e produces MTDDQATPAEVIEVLERTGMHGEAVQVKCRILRDNNKGRIITRNVMGPVREGDILMLIDTSREAKDISAR; encoded by the coding sequence ATGACGGATGACCAAGCAACACCCGCAGAGGTTATAGAGGTCCTTGAAAGAACCGGCATGCACGGAGAAGCAGTACAAGTAAAATGCCGGATCCTAAGAGACAACAACAAGGGCCGAATAATCACTCGGAACGTAATGGGACCAGTCCGAGAAGGCGACATACTAATGCTAATCGACACATCCAGAGAAGCAAAAGACATATCAGCAAGGTGA
- a CDS encoding 50S ribosomal protein L18e has product MIKNKNPSILNLIEELKKKSRENETKIWRDIAKRLEKPQKSYAEVNLSKIERHAENGEQIIVPGKVLGAGKINKELTIAAIKFSQTAKEKLERAGAKPITITELMEQNPSGTEIKIIK; this is encoded by the coding sequence ATGATTAAAAACAAAAATCCAAGTATCTTAAACCTAATAGAAGAACTTAAAAAGAAATCAAGAGAAAACGAAACCAAAATCTGGAGAGACATAGCTAAAAGACTAGAAAAACCCCAAAAAAGCTACGCAGAAGTCAACCTAAGCAAAATAGAAAGACACGCCGAAAACGGAGAACAAATAATAGTCCCAGGAAAAGTCCTAGGAGCAGGAAAAATAAACAAAGAACTAACAATCGCCGCAATCAAATTCTCCCAAACAGCAAAAGAAAAACTCGAAAGAGCCGGAGCCAAACCGATAACAATCACAGAACTGATGGAACAAAACCCCTCCGGAACAGAAATAAAAATCATAAAATAA
- a CDS encoding 30S ribosomal protein S9, translating into MDKIVQSSGKRKNAIARATLKEGEGKVYLNHKPLEIIEPELRRLRIQEPLLIAGEKAENIDIKIKVEGGGISGQADAAKTAIAKGLVKYTEDDELKQAFLERDRSFLIDDPRQKERKKAGGRGARARRQKSYR; encoded by the coding sequence ATGGATAAAATTGTACAATCAAGCGGAAAAAGAAAAAACGCAATAGCTAGAGCAACCCTCAAAGAAGGTGAGGGAAAAGTATACCTAAACCACAAACCACTCGAAATAATAGAACCCGAACTAAGAAGACTAAGAATACAAGAACCACTACTAATAGCAGGCGAAAAAGCCGAAAACATAGACATAAAAATCAAAGTAGAAGGCGGAGGAATCTCCGGCCAAGCAGACGCAGCAAAAACAGCAATAGCAAAAGGACTAGTAAAATACACAGAAGACGACGAACTAAAACAAGCATTCCTAGAAAGAGACAGAAGCTTCCTAATAGACGACCCAAGACAAAAAGAAAGAAAGAAAGCCGGTGGAAGAGGAGCAAGAGCCCGAAGACAAAAATCATACAGGTGA
- a CDS encoding 30S ribosomal protein S6e has protein sequence MVEFKLVISNPENGKTYQKEISGTEGNTLIGKQIGQEINGEQLGLTGYKLKITGGSDSDGIPMRRDIQGPARKKVLVSGGQGFNPTRDGQRKRKTVRGNQLSDEITQINLKVTEKGDQELTEIFSSEQETEE, from the coding sequence ATGGTAGAATTTAAACTCGTAATATCAAACCCCGAAAATGGAAAGACATATCAAAAAGAAATCAGTGGAACCGAAGGCAACACTCTTATAGGTAAACAGATAGGGCAAGAGATTAATGGAGAACAACTCGGATTAACTGGATACAAACTAAAAATAACTGGAGGAAGTGATTCTGACGGCATACCAATGCGTAGAGACATACAAGGTCCAGCACGGAAAAAAGTATTAGTAAGCGGTGGACAAGGATTCAATCCAACAAGAGACGGTCAAAGAAAAAGAAAAACAGTAAGAGGAAACCAATTAAGCGATGAAATCACACAAATAAACTTGAAAGTAACAGAAAAAGGCGATCAAGAACTAACAGAAATCTTCTCATCTGAACAAGAAACAGAAGAATAA
- a CDS encoding glutamate--tRNA ligase, giving the protein MEKEIKKYTLANALDYDGEANTGAVMSKVMGEREDLRNQAKEVKKTVQKIVKEINQMSIEEQRKKLQEIAPEMLQEEEIKEEQALPDLPGNTDKVRMRFAPNPSGPLHLGHARAAILNDEYVEKYNGKFILRIEDTDPKRVYPPAYEMIEEDIQYLEIDVDEKIIQGERIETYYEYAEQLIEMNKAYVCRCPAEQFRKLKKKGIACECRDQTPEKNLELWNKMLEGRYKEGEVAVRIKTHLNHPDPAIREWPAFRVVDQKHPVYGDRYNAYPLMNFSVAIDDHLMNISHIIRGKDHIPNKIRQEFIFDYFNWEKPEYIHHGTLSIEGVELSTRNIKKGIDEGKYTGWNDTRLGTLKALKKRGIQPKAIRESMKALGVSEVNSKFSWTTLYAENRKIIDKKADRYFFVPNPTEIKIENAEQYTATPPIHPDREETRQINVPKNPKILIPQKDADKMQKDDIIRLKDLYNIKITGQGTAKYIGNSLKVLQEGAQIIQWTTQDNIPIKIDKQGKTEKGVAEKTIKKLKPNQTIQFERYGFVRIDQKNPYKACYAHR; this is encoded by the coding sequence ATGGAAAAAGAAATCAAAAAATACACACTTGCAAACGCATTAGACTATGACGGGGAAGCAAACACTGGAGCCGTTATGAGCAAGGTCATGGGTGAACGTGAAGACCTCAGAAACCAGGCAAAAGAAGTAAAAAAAACAGTCCAAAAAATCGTTAAAGAAATCAACCAGATGTCAATAGAAGAACAACGAAAAAAACTACAAGAAATCGCTCCAGAAATGCTCCAAGAAGAAGAAATAAAAGAAGAACAAGCCCTACCCGACCTCCCAGGTAACACAGACAAAGTGAGAATGAGGTTCGCACCAAACCCAAGCGGACCCCTACACCTAGGGCACGCAAGAGCAGCGATACTGAACGACGAATACGTAGAAAAATACAACGGAAAATTTATACTAAGAATCGAAGACACAGACCCAAAAAGAGTATACCCACCAGCATACGAAATGATAGAAGAAGACATACAATACCTAGAGATCGATGTAGACGAAAAAATCATCCAAGGCGAGAGAATAGAAACATACTACGAATACGCAGAACAACTAATCGAAATGAACAAAGCATACGTATGCAGATGTCCAGCGGAACAATTCCGTAAACTCAAGAAAAAAGGAATAGCCTGCGAATGCAGAGACCAAACCCCAGAAAAAAACCTTGAACTCTGGAACAAAATGCTCGAAGGCAGATACAAAGAAGGAGAGGTCGCAGTTCGAATAAAAACACACCTCAACCATCCAGACCCAGCAATAAGAGAATGGCCAGCATTCAGAGTAGTAGACCAAAAACACCCAGTATACGGAGACAGATACAATGCATACCCACTAATGAACTTCTCAGTCGCCATCGATGACCACCTAATGAACATATCCCACATAATCAGAGGCAAAGACCACATACCAAACAAAATAAGACAAGAATTCATTTTCGATTACTTCAACTGGGAAAAACCAGAATACATACACCACGGCACACTCTCAATAGAAGGAGTCGAACTATCAACAAGAAACATAAAAAAAGGAATAGATGAAGGAAAATACACAGGCTGGAACGACACAAGACTAGGCACATTAAAAGCACTCAAAAAAAGAGGCATACAACCCAAAGCAATCAGAGAATCAATGAAAGCACTAGGAGTATCTGAAGTAAACTCAAAATTCAGTTGGACCACCCTATACGCAGAAAACAGAAAAATAATAGACAAAAAAGCAGACAGATATTTCTTCGTACCAAACCCAACAGAGATAAAAATAGAAAACGCAGAACAATACACCGCAACACCACCCATACATCCAGACAGAGAAGAAACCAGACAGATAAACGTACCAAAAAACCCAAAAATACTAATACCTCAAAAAGACGCAGACAAAATGCAAAAAGACGACATAATACGGCTAAAAGACCTATACAACATAAAAATAACGGGCCAAGGAACCGCAAAATACATTGGAAACAGCCTAAAAGTACTGCAAGAAGGCGCCCAAATAATACAATGGACAACACAAGACAACATACCAATCAAAATAGATAAACAAGGAAAAACAGAAAAAGGCGTTGCAGAAAAAACAATAAAAAAACTAAAACCAAACCAAACCATACAGTTTGAAAGATACGGATTCGTAAGAATAGACCAAAAAAACCCATACAAAGCATGTTACGCACATCGATAA
- a CDS encoding C-GCAxxG-C-C family protein has product MDRPNLKIKDIDKHKKKQIIKKAEKKAMKKYMHGYNCAESVFETTIEILKTEFNYEIALPKCIVKLATGFGEGVGKHGSMCGAISGGTMALSLLYGYDQPINATKNDRIGDKGIYKIFNQLPDRFIKQFGSTECYEITEKFYKTYNRAHIMHCKKITSKTAGLVIEIIIEEQTKGIESLEFNRTI; this is encoded by the coding sequence ATGGATAGACCCAACTTAAAAATCAAAGATATAGATAAACACAAAAAGAAACAGATAATAAAAAAAGCTGAAAAAAAAGCCATGAAAAAATACATGCATGGCTACAACTGCGCAGAATCTGTTTTTGAAACAACTATTGAAATCTTAAAAACGGAATTTAATTATGAGATAGCCCTACCAAAATGTATAGTCAAATTAGCAACTGGGTTTGGGGAAGGAGTAGGGAAACATGGCTCTATGTGTGGAGCCATAAGTGGTGGAACAATGGCACTCTCTTTATTATACGGTTACGACCAACCAATAAATGCCACTAAAAACGATCGAATTGGAGATAAAGGAATCTATAAAATATTCAACCAACTACCAGATAGATTTATAAAACAATTTGGATCCACTGAGTGCTATGAAATCACAGAAAAGTTCTATAAAACATACAATAGAGCCCACATCATGCATTGTAAAAAAATTACATCAAAAACAGCTGGTTTAGTTATAGAAATTATAATCGAAGAACAAACCAAAGGAATCGAATCACTAGAATTCAATAGAACAATCTAA
- the ndk gene encoding nucleoside-diphosphate kinase, giving the protein MRTFLAVKPDGVKRGLVGEVIKRIEDKNLKIVGLKMIWLDREKAEKHYEEHKNKDFFNELIEYITSKPIVAMAIEGQNAVSVTRNLIGATDPSEAKPGTIRGDYGLEISENIVHAADSPENAERELNLYFNEKELQEY; this is encoded by the coding sequence ATGCGAACATTCCTAGCCGTAAAACCAGATGGAGTAAAGAGAGGACTCGTCGGCGAAGTAATCAAAAGAATCGAAGACAAAAACCTGAAAATAGTCGGCCTCAAAATGATATGGCTCGACAGAGAAAAAGCAGAAAAACATTACGAAGAACACAAAAACAAAGACTTCTTCAACGAACTAATAGAATACATAACGTCAAAACCCATAGTAGCCATGGCAATAGAAGGTCAAAACGCAGTCTCAGTAACAAGAAACCTAATAGGAGCCACAGACCCCAGCGAAGCCAAACCCGGCACAATAAGAGGCGATTATGGATTAGAAATCAGCGAAAACATAGTGCATGCAGCAGACTCCCCAGAAAACGCAGAAAGAGAACTAAACCTATATTTCAACGAAAAAGAACTCCAAGAATACTAA
- a CDS encoding GMP synthase subunit A encodes MIIIVNNHGQFTHLIHRSLRDIGVENKLVPNTIPIGELLDLNPSGVILSGGPDIEKTGNCKEIIRDLDVPLLGICLGHQVIAEALGGEVVSGNSGGYAEVDVEILKKDGIFSGLGDKTVLWASHSDEVSKLPAGFEVTASSDVCDIEGMAHTKKPIYGVQGHPEVAHSPDGIQILKNFVELCRDY; translated from the coding sequence ATGATAATAATTGTTAATAATCATGGCCAGTTTACTCATTTGATACATAGGTCTCTCAGAGATATTGGTGTAGAAAACAAGTTGGTTCCCAACACGATACCAATTGGCGAACTATTGGATTTAAATCCATCTGGAGTTATCCTAAGTGGTGGACCTGATATAGAGAAAACTGGAAATTGTAAAGAGATTATCAGAGATCTTGATGTGCCTTTATTAGGTATTTGTCTTGGCCACCAGGTTATTGCTGAAGCCTTAGGTGGAGAGGTTGTTTCCGGTAATTCTGGAGGTTACGCCGAAGTTGATGTTGAAATTTTGAAGAAAGATGGTATCTTTAGTGGTTTAGGTGATAAAACGGTGCTTTGGGCCTCACATTCCGATGAGGTTTCTAAGCTTCCTGCCGGTTTTGAGGTTACTGCGAGTTCTGATGTTTGTGATATTGAGGGGATGGCGCATACCAAGAAACCTATTTATGGTGTTCAAGGGCACCCTGAGGTTGCTCACTCTCCCGATGGGATACAGATATTAAAGAATTTTGTTGAATTATGCAGAGATTATTGA
- the rpl7ae gene encoding 50S ribosomal protein L7Ae, translating to MSKVYVKFDVPQEISDKALEAVEIAKNTGKISKGTNEVTKSLESGLSELAVIAEDVEPEEIVAHLPILAEENEVPFVYVSSQNDLGAAAGLNNVASASVAIVDSGEAKDLIKEISEKTDELKE from the coding sequence ATGTCCAAGGTATATGTTAAATTTGATGTTCCACAAGAGATATCCGACAAAGCGTTAGAAGCAGTAGAAATAGCAAAGAACACAGGAAAGATTTCTAAAGGCACAAACGAAGTAACCAAATCGCTAGAAAGCGGTTTATCCGAGCTAGCAGTAATAGCAGAAGACGTAGAGCCAGAAGAGATAGTAGCACACCTACCAATACTGGCAGAAGAAAACGAAGTACCATTCGTATACGTATCAAGCCAAAACGACCTCGGAGCAGCAGCAGGTCTAAACAACGTAGCTTCAGCATCCGTAGCAATAGTAGACAGTGGTGAAGCCAAAGACCTAATAAAAGAAATTTCAGAAAAAACAGACGAACTCAAGGAATAA
- a CDS encoding 50S ribosomal protein L24e yields the protein MVKDRECSFCNDSIPPGRGKMHIQNSGRVYYFCSSKCEKNMVKLGRKSKDTEWAAGD from the coding sequence TTGGTAAAAGACCGAGAATGCAGTTTCTGTAACGACTCAATACCACCTGGACGAGGCAAGATGCACATACAGAACTCAGGTCGAGTATACTACTTCTGCTCCTCAAAATGCGAGAAAAACATGGTAAAGCTAGGTAGAAAATCAAAAGACACAGAGTGGGCAGCCGGTGATTAA
- a CDS encoding DNA-directed RNA polymerase subunit N: MIPVRCFTCGKVIASSWEEFKERRENNEDPGEILDDLNIERYCCRRIFIAHQDLIDEIAPYH; the protein is encoded by the coding sequence ATGATACCAGTCAGATGCTTCACCTGCGGAAAAGTCATAGCAAGCTCATGGGAAGAATTCAAAGAAAGAAGAGAAAACAACGAAGACCCAGGAGAAATACTCGACGACCTCAACATAGAACGATACTGCTGCCGACGCATATTCATCGCACACCAAGACCTAATAGACGAAATCGCCCCCTACCACTAA
- a CDS encoding RNase J family beta-CASP ribonuclease, whose protein sequence is MDIGIKAVGGYEEVGKNMTAVRVGNEMVIFDMGLNLDRVQIHEETQTERMHSLDLIDIGAIPDDTILNSFNGNVVGIVCSHGHLDHVGAISKLAHRYDAPIIATPFTAEIIKKEIRSEVKFKVDNPVYELESGQHYLLSPDIELEFIRTQHSIPDCVLPVIHTPKGAILYGLDFKLDRRPVLGEETDVKRLKELSDENVVAAIVDSTNIQDEGKTPSESIAREMVWDTLHEAENEDVGVFVTTFSSHIARIKSIVEAAEEMNRRPVLLGRSMERYTGTAEEMGIVTLPDNVGIYGSPQGRDQILRKIKKEGRENYLIICTGHQGEPGATLTRLADGTLPLKIKERDHIVFSAKVIPNPLTRANRYSLETKLNMQGARLFKNVHVSGHGSKQDNYDLIDMVQPDHIIPAHGDLNLNSAYAELAESMGYCFSEDVHILRNGQELVLG, encoded by the coding sequence ATGGATATAGGAATTAAAGCAGTTGGAGGATACGAAGAAGTTGGAAAAAACATGACTGCCGTTCGAGTAGGAAACGAAATGGTAATCTTTGACATGGGTCTAAACCTCGACAGAGTTCAGATACACGAAGAAACCCAGACAGAGAGAATGCACTCACTCGACCTAATAGATATAGGCGCGATCCCAGATGACACAATCCTTAACAGCTTCAACGGCAACGTAGTAGGCATAGTATGTTCACACGGCCATCTAGACCACGTCGGAGCAATATCAAAACTAGCACACAGATACGACGCACCAATAATAGCAACCCCATTCACAGCCGAAATAATAAAAAAAGAAATCCGATCCGAAGTAAAATTCAAAGTAGACAACCCGGTCTACGAACTAGAATCCGGACAACACTACCTACTCAGCCCAGACATAGAACTCGAATTCATTAGAACCCAACACAGCATACCAGATTGTGTACTACCAGTGATACACACCCCAAAAGGAGCTATACTATACGGACTAGACTTCAAACTCGACAGAAGGCCAGTTCTCGGAGAAGAAACAGACGTAAAACGACTCAAAGAACTAAGCGACGAAAACGTAGTAGCAGCAATAGTAGATTCAACAAACATACAAGACGAAGGAAAAACACCCTCCGAATCAATCGCCCGAGAAATGGTTTGGGACACCCTACACGAAGCAGAAAACGAAGACGTAGGCGTATTCGTAACCACATTTTCCTCACACATAGCAAGAATCAAATCAATAGTAGAAGCCGCAGAAGAAATGAACAGAAGACCAGTCCTACTAGGAAGGTCGATGGAAAGATACACAGGAACCGCCGAAGAGATGGGGATAGTAACACTACCCGACAACGTAGGTATATACGGAAGCCCACAAGGAAGAGACCAAATACTAAGAAAAATCAAAAAAGAAGGTCGAGAAAACTACCTAATCATCTGCACAGGCCACCAAGGAGAGCCAGGAGCAACTCTAACAAGACTGGCAGACGGCACACTACCGCTCAAAATAAAAGAAAGAGACCACATAGTATTCTCAGCAAAAGTAATACCAAACCCCTTAACAAGAGCAAACAGATACTCACTAGAAACCAAACTAAACATGCAAGGCGCCAGACTCTTCAAAAACGTACACGTATCAGGTCACGGCTCAAAACAAGACAACTACGACCTAATCGACATGGTTCAACCCGACCACATAATCCCGGCACACGGAGACCTAAACCTGAACAGTGCATATGCAGAACTAGCTGAAAGCATGGGATATTGCTTCAGCGAAGACGTACACATACTCAGAAACGGCCAAGAACTAGTTTTAGGATAA
- a CDS encoding 50S ribosomal protein L13 has protein sequence MKIIDADGAILGRLATEVSQRALDGEEIIIVNAEKIAVTGNKEQIYQKYKERYDRGSKDWGPHYPRTPDRIVKRTIKSMLPKKPSGKKALKNIEVNMGIPVEYENTEFNNLEIKYINELRGNNYLRIEDISKYLGWS, from the coding sequence ATGAAAATCATAGATGCCGATGGCGCAATACTAGGAAGACTCGCAACAGAAGTATCACAAAGAGCATTAGACGGAGAAGAAATCATCATAGTCAACGCAGAAAAAATAGCAGTAACAGGAAACAAAGAACAAATCTACCAAAAATACAAAGAAAGATACGACAGAGGAAGCAAAGACTGGGGACCACACTACCCAAGAACACCAGACAGAATCGTCAAAAGAACAATAAAAAGCATGCTCCCCAAAAAACCCAGCGGTAAAAAAGCACTAAAAAACATCGAAGTAAACATGGGAATACCAGTAGAATACGAAAACACCGAATTCAATAACCTCGAAATCAAATACATAAACGAATTAAGAGGAAACAACTACTTAAGAATAGAAGACATCAGCAAATACCTAGGTTGGTCTTAA
- the infB gene encoding translation initiation factor IF-2 has protein sequence MENIRTPIVCMLGHVDHGKTTTLDKIRGSTVAERESGAITQHIGATEIPIDIIDNLCGPLLNKEDFKVPGLLFIDTPGHHAFTSLRSRGGSLADIAVLVVDATDGFQPQTEEALDILKRYKTPFVVALNKIDKIPGWQTTQNSPFQKSITKQKNKTQTKLEEKIYEIVGNLHEAGFQSERFDRVKDYSNTVGIIPISAKTGEGIPDLLMVLVGVAQQYFQQNLIVETQKPGKGTVLEVKEEKGLGKTIDVILYDGVINVGDQILIGSHQNPIKTKIRSLLKPKPTQEIRETGQKFQKAQKVDAASGIKIVAPNLDNVFAGYPFQVINNQNEQKIKQEMQSQVNEILIETETSGVIVKADTIGSLEAIVKDLKESNINIRKATIGDVSKRDVVEAETIEEKLDRVILAFDVNTIPEAKKHAKNKDVEIFTSKVIYRLIEKYEEWVQEIKQKREKQRLEKIIRPGKIELLPDHTFRQNNPAIVGVKVHSNIRPGYRLMKKNGQPIGELKEIQDRGEKANKAEAGKEVAVSISGPTVGRQIEEGDILYVDIPEKHAKIIEKELKDKLTEPEKQTFQEITEIKRKQNKFWAI, from the coding sequence ATGGAAAACATAAGAACGCCAATCGTCTGTATGCTAGGACACGTCGACCACGGTAAAACAACAACACTAGATAAAATACGTGGGTCAACAGTTGCTGAAAGAGAATCAGGAGCAATAACCCAACACATAGGTGCAACAGAAATACCAATAGACATAATAGACAACCTATGTGGACCACTTCTAAATAAAGAAGACTTCAAAGTCCCAGGACTACTTTTTATAGACACACCAGGACACCACGCATTCACATCACTAAGATCAAGAGGAGGATCCCTCGCCGACATAGCAGTACTAGTCGTTGACGCAACAGACGGATTCCAACCACAAACAGAAGAAGCACTAGACATACTAAAAAGATACAAAACCCCATTCGTAGTCGCACTAAACAAAATAGACAAAATACCCGGATGGCAAACAACACAAAACAGCCCATTCCAAAAATCCATAACCAAACAAAAAAACAAAACCCAAACCAAACTCGAAGAAAAAATCTACGAAATAGTAGGAAACCTACACGAAGCAGGATTCCAATCAGAAAGATTCGACCGAGTAAAAGACTACAGCAACACAGTAGGAATAATACCCATAAGCGCCAAAACCGGAGAAGGAATACCAGACCTACTAATGGTATTAGTCGGAGTCGCACAACAATACTTCCAACAAAACCTAATAGTCGAAACACAAAAACCAGGAAAAGGAACAGTACTCGAAGTAAAAGAAGAAAAAGGACTCGGCAAAACAATAGACGTAATCCTCTACGACGGAGTCATCAACGTAGGAGACCAAATACTAATCGGAAGCCACCAAAACCCAATAAAAACAAAAATCAGAAGCCTACTAAAACCCAAACCAACCCAAGAAATCAGAGAAACCGGACAAAAATTCCAAAAAGCCCAAAAAGTAGACGCAGCATCCGGAATAAAAATCGTCGCCCCAAACCTAGACAACGTATTTGCAGGATATCCATTCCAAGTAATAAACAACCAAAACGAACAAAAAATAAAACAAGAAATGCAATCCCAAGTCAACGAAATACTAATCGAAACAGAAACAAGCGGCGTAATCGTAAAAGCAGACACCATCGGATCCCTAGAAGCAATCGTAAAAGACCTAAAAGAATCAAACATAAACATACGAAAAGCAACAATAGGCGACGTCTCAAAAAGAGACGTAGTAGAAGCAGAAACAATCGAAGAAAAACTAGACCGAGTAATACTAGCATTCGACGTAAACACAATACCAGAAGCAAAAAAACACGCAAAAAACAAAGACGTAGAAATATTCACAAGCAAAGTAATCTACAGACTAATAGAAAAATACGAAGAATGGGTCCAAGAAATCAAACAAAAAAGAGAAAAACAAAGACTCGAAAAAATCATACGCCCCGGAAAAATCGAACTACTACCAGACCACACATTCAGACAAAACAACCCAGCAATCGTCGGAGTAAAAGTACACAGCAACATACGACCAGGATACAGACTAATGAAAAAAAACGGACAACCAATCGGCGAACTAAAAGAAATACAAGACAGAGGAGAAAAAGCCAACAAAGCAGAAGCCGGCAAAGAAGTAGCAGTATCCATATCAGGCCCAACAGTCGGCAGACAAATAGAAGAAGGAGACATACTATACGTTGACATACCAGAAAAACACGCAAAAATAATAGAAAAAGAACTAAAAGACAAACTAACCGAACCAGAAAAACAAACATTCCAAGAAATCACAGAAATAAAACGAAAACAAAACAAATTTTGGGCAATCTAA